In Arthrobacter sp. StoSoilB5, one genomic interval encodes:
- the hemQ gene encoding hydrogen peroxide-dependent heme synthase: MSHTSAESVTKTAGTEEQFFTLWTVFKRSADVLRSGDAAQEFEALEGKLAKEGVILRGSYDVSAMRSDADIMVWLHGPKPEDLQSAVRSIRRSKLFAGTEIVWSAMGVHREAEFAKSHVPAYARGVEPSTWLCVYPFVRSYEWYLLPAEERGKMLRDHGLLGREFPQVISNTVSSFALGDWEWILGLEAPELVDLVDLMRHLRATDARNHVREEIPFYTGRRVTAAEIAEVLA; encoded by the coding sequence ATGAGCCACACTTCTGCCGAATCTGTCACTAAAACTGCTGGAACCGAAGAGCAGTTCTTTACGCTCTGGACCGTCTTCAAGCGCTCGGCCGACGTCCTGCGCAGCGGCGATGCTGCCCAGGAATTTGAAGCCCTTGAAGGGAAGCTCGCCAAAGAAGGCGTGATCCTGAGGGGCAGCTACGATGTTTCCGCCATGCGCTCGGACGCCGACATCATGGTGTGGCTCCACGGACCCAAGCCGGAAGACCTTCAGTCAGCCGTCCGTTCCATTCGCCGCAGCAAGCTCTTTGCCGGCACTGAGATCGTCTGGTCCGCGATGGGCGTGCACAGGGAAGCCGAGTTTGCCAAGAGCCACGTCCCGGCCTATGCCCGCGGCGTCGAGCCCAGCACCTGGCTGTGCGTCTACCCGTTCGTCCGCTCGTACGAGTGGTACCTGCTTCCCGCCGAAGAACGCGGAAAGATGCTGCGCGATCATGGACTGCTGGGCCGGGAGTTCCCGCAAGTCATTTCCAACACCGTTTCCTCGTTCGCGCTGGGTGACTGGGAGTGGATCCTTGGCCTCGAGGCGCCTGAACTTGTTGACCTTGTGGACCTCATGCGCCACCTGCGTGCCACCGATGCCCGCAACCACGTCCGTGAGGAAATCCCCTTCTACACCGGCCGCCGCGTAACCGCTGCCGAGATTGCAGAGGTCCTCGCATGA
- the hemG gene encoding protoporphyrinogen oxidase yields the protein MRGGNVHAKAKEAVTPHPAPGPTAVVVGGGMSGLLAARELAMAGTSVTILEANDAWGGCVGSHVVAGLTLDSGAESFATRSTAVADLARELGLESRIVSPHPGGAWVQLPDGPQELPKTGVLGIPANPWDAEVRRSLGLSGAVRASLDRWLPASLGTSSEVTSVSALVRARMGKKVLERLVAPVVGGVHSADPGLLDVDMVAPGLRAGLRKHGSLAAAVAAQRKAAPGPGSAPAKAGSAVGGLKGGMNTLVSALVKDLRDRGVEMLSGKRVGYVSKTGNGWRVTAGETTYDAGRLVVALDGPAAVGLLETAIPELSGLRPAAGPLVSLVTMVVDLPELDGRPRGTGILVAPQTPGIQAKALTHATAKWDWLAEEAGPGTHVLRLSYGRREDAEGGAPDLVMGDEELLAAALDDASALLTVPVSRADIVDWDVVRWAGALPFAAVGHKQRVAQVRKLCAAADGLTVVGGWLAGNGLAAVVADTRSQLAQGIIGDRPIS from the coding sequence ATGCGCGGGGGAAACGTACACGCCAAGGCGAAGGAAGCAGTCACGCCGCACCCAGCGCCTGGACCCACCGCTGTTGTGGTCGGTGGCGGTATGTCCGGCCTACTGGCAGCGAGGGAACTGGCCATGGCTGGAACGTCGGTGACGATCCTTGAGGCAAATGATGCCTGGGGTGGTTGCGTCGGAAGCCACGTGGTAGCGGGATTGACTTTGGACAGTGGCGCGGAGTCGTTTGCTACGCGGTCCACCGCCGTGGCGGACCTCGCGCGCGAGCTCGGACTGGAAAGCCGGATCGTTTCCCCGCACCCGGGCGGCGCGTGGGTGCAGCTTCCGGACGGACCCCAAGAGCTGCCCAAGACTGGCGTTCTTGGCATCCCTGCCAACCCCTGGGACGCCGAGGTCAGGCGTTCCCTTGGCCTTTCCGGCGCCGTGCGCGCCTCTCTGGACCGTTGGCTGCCCGCCTCGCTTGGCACATCCTCCGAGGTCACCAGCGTGTCTGCCCTGGTCCGCGCCAGAATGGGGAAGAAAGTCCTGGAGCGGCTGGTTGCTCCGGTGGTGGGTGGCGTTCACTCTGCCGATCCCGGTCTGTTGGACGTCGATATGGTGGCCCCCGGCCTCCGCGCGGGGCTTCGGAAGCACGGGTCCCTGGCTGCGGCTGTTGCTGCCCAGCGCAAAGCAGCCCCCGGCCCTGGTTCCGCTCCCGCGAAGGCAGGTTCCGCCGTCGGGGGTTTGAAGGGCGGCATGAACACACTGGTATCCGCGCTGGTCAAGGATCTCCGGGACCGCGGCGTGGAAATGCTGAGTGGAAAGCGTGTTGGCTACGTTTCGAAAACGGGCAACGGTTGGCGGGTCACCGCCGGTGAAACCACGTACGACGCCGGTCGGCTGGTAGTTGCCCTGGATGGCCCCGCTGCCGTCGGGCTGCTGGAAACGGCCATACCGGAGCTGTCCGGCCTACGCCCTGCCGCAGGACCTCTGGTGAGCTTGGTGACGATGGTTGTTGACCTTCCTGAATTGGACGGCCGGCCCCGTGGGACCGGGATCCTCGTAGCTCCCCAGACGCCAGGGATCCAGGCGAAGGCCCTGACGCATGCCACCGCCAAATGGGATTGGTTGGCGGAAGAAGCCGGTCCGGGCACGCACGTCCTGCGCCTTTCCTATGGCCGCCGTGAGGATGCCGAAGGGGGAGCGCCGGATCTTGTGATGGGAGATGAAGAATTGCTGGCAGCCGCGCTTGATGACGCCTCGGCGTTGCTGACGGTACCGGTTTCGCGGGCGGACATTGTCGATTGGGATGTTGTGCGCTGGGCAGGCGCCCTGCCGTTCGCCGCCGTCGGTCATAAACAGCGCGTAGCTCAAGTGCGGAAGTTGTGCGCCGCAGCTGATGGCCTCACCGTCGTTGGTGGCTGGCTGGCCGGTAATGGCCTCGCCGCCGTGGTGGCGGACACGCGTTCGCAGCTCGCTCAGGGAATCATTGGCGATCGCCCAATTTCGTGA